From a region of the Leucoraja erinacea ecotype New England chromosome 6, Leri_hhj_1, whole genome shotgun sequence genome:
- the spry2 gene encoding protein sprouty homolog 2, translated as MDTRTQNGSGSPALLQLLRDSGRQHMEPDPRDVQAQQVQVLSLDQIRIIRATNEYTEGPSVAPRPGSMSVYRPSSQHKNERMSGLNNNQDHQRLNSRSQHHHVHSSLRAPLIRSTSTVSTGSRSSTRTSTSSTSSDQRLLGPSSSPTSHAPDRIIRVQPKPEFKSDELKPQGKEELGKHIYRCEDCGKCKCEECTYPRTLPSCWFCEKRCLCSAQNVVEYGTCVCFVKCVFYHCSNYDEEDSCADNPCSCSQSHCCARWSAMGLMSLLMPCLWCYLPAKGCLKLCQGCYDKVNRPGCRCKNSNTVCCKVPSLPPRNLEKPS; from the coding sequence ATGGATACGCGAACTCAAAATGGCAGTGGTTCCCCAGCCCTGCTACAGTTGCTGCGTGACAGCGGAAGGCAACACATGGAACCTGACCCCAGGGATGTACAGGCGCAGCAGGTTCAGGTGTTGTCACTTGATCAGATCCGAATTATAAGAGCCACTAATGAGTACACGGAGGGACCAAGTGTTGCCCCGAGGCCAGGGAGCATGTCTGTGTACCGACCATCTTCTCAACACAAAAATGAAAGGATGTCTGGATTAAATAACAACCAAGACCATCAGCGGCTTAACAGCCGTAGTCAACACCACCATGTGCATTCTTCTTTGAGGGCGCCTTTAATTCGTTCAACAAGCACTGTGAGTACAGGTTCTCGGAGTAGCACAAGGACAAGTACAAGTAGTACATCGTCTGACCAGCGGCTTTTGGGACCTTCCTCATCACCAACTAGCCATGCCCCTGATCGGATAATTAGGGTGCAACCCAAACCGGAATTTAAATCTGATGAACTGAAACCTCAAGGGAAAGAAGAATTGGGCAAGCACATCTACCGATGTGAAGACTGTGGGAAATGTAAGTGTGAGGAATGCACTTATCCAAGGACTCTACCTTCCTGCTGGTTCTGCGAGAAGCGGTGTCTCTGCTCGGCACAGAATGTGGTGGAGTATGGGACCTGCGTCTGCTTTGTAAAGTGTGTCTTTTACCACTGCTCAAACTATGACGAAGAAGACAGCTGTGCAGATAATCCGTGCTCCTGCAGTCAGTCACATTGCTGTGCCCGGTGGTCAGCCATGGGCCTTATGTCTCTCTTAATGCCCTGCCTGTGGTGTTACCTGCCTGCCAAGGGCTGCCTTAAGTTGTGCCAGGGGTGCTACGATAAGGTTAACCGTCCTGGGTGCCGTTGCAAAAATTCAAACACTGTTTGTTGCAAGGTTCCTAGCTTACCTCCTCGGAATCTTGAGAAGCCCTCCTAG